Proteins encoded in a region of the Nicotiana tomentosiformis chromosome 9, ASM39032v3, whole genome shotgun sequence genome:
- the LOC138898355 gene encoding secreted RxLR effector protein 161-like, with amino-acid sequence MYRGIIGSLLYLTASRPDIVFSVGLCARFQSNPKESHPKAAKRILRYLKGTQDLVLYYHSGDNFDLIGYTDAGYLVDRKSTSGMEHFLGSFLISWGTRK; translated from the coding sequence ATGTATAGGGGTATAATAGGGTCACTCTTATATCTCACTGCAAGCAGACCAGACATTGTGTTCAGCGTGGGCCTTTGTGCAAGGTTTCAATccaatccaaaggaatctcatccgAAGGCTGCTAAGAGAATATTGAGATATCTCAAAGGAACacaggacctggttctctactatcaCTCAGGTGACAACTTTGATCTTATTGGGTATACTGATGCAGGATATCTGGTGGACAGGAAAAGCACGTCTGGAATGGAACATTTCCTGGGTTCTTTCCTAATCTCGTGGGGTACAAGGAAGTAA
- the LOC138898356 gene encoding uncharacterized protein, with translation MVPQFAANSIDSFTMLVDSFIKAHAGAIKVAIRKSDLFKVKRILIDPGNSANIIRLRVVEKLGLQDQIVPAARILNGFNMASETTRGEVILPVNVATIQETKFYVIEGDMRYNALLGRPWIHNMRTVPSTLHQMLKFPTPNGVKMVHREQNAAKEMFIVDEVIPVSALSSTKGSESKGKQEAK, from the exons atggtaccacaatttgccgctaattccatcgattccttcacCATGCTTGTAGACTCCTtcataaaggcacatgccggagcaataaaggttgcgattaggaagtcggacctcttcaag gttaaacgtattttaattgatccaggaaactcggccaatattattcgattgaGGGTCGTGGAgaagctcggcctacaagatcagattgtACCCGCAGCTCGtattctcaatggcttcaacatggcgagtgaaacaactagAGGTGAAgtcatcctaccagtaaatgtagcaactattcaagaaacaaagttctatgtgattgagggcgatatgagatacaatgcactactcggaagaccctggattcacaacatgaggacGGTCCcttcaacccttcaccaaatgctgaagttcccaacaccgaATGGAGTAAAAATGGTGCATAGAGAACAAAatgctgccaaagagatgtttATAGTCGACGAAGTAATACCAGTCTCGGCGCTTTCGTCaacaaagggatcggagtccaaaggaaaacaggAAGCTAAATAG